The Nicotiana sylvestris chromosome 6, ASM39365v2, whole genome shotgun sequence genomic sequence AGAGAGAATTATTTTAATAGGAatggggggtcctaagttttttagcctaaaggatcaccccgtgcaacataaataatatttcGTAACTCCCCAAGAtgggggtgttactcatattattcagcgggcacagactatgatctcctgctacccgattactattcTTTAAGTTATTTACCTAAAGCACTCTAATCAATTATAAACcgtaccctatgcgtgcactacccatcccttgCCTATGGCCCATGAGGCATTTAGACCTCTATTTTGGGATGGTTCTAGACTTAACTTAGgctgctcaaaatgataaaactaggcaACATACAAAAACAAGTTGGCCTTTCATGTAACAACAAAtaagggctcaagttagcctccacacttagGCAGCTAATGCACGCAACAAATTAGGCGTTTGATAGTTTTAGCAATTAAAGTCGTTAggtcttatagacatgatttctatgcgATTCAAGATTTTAATCATACTGGCAGTTATGCAAAGTAATTTCTAAGTGATTGCACATTTGCCTACAGATTATAAGTACAAGCTGTTAAAActtatagacatgttatctaggTGATTTACTTAGTATTTGATAGTGATAAGTAATGAGAGATATTCAGAATTTCTCAgttgttcctataggcatgcatATTAAACGGACAACTATGACAATAACATGTCAATCgattaaaatcctataggcatcaTTTCTAAAGATGCAGATTTGTAGAATATAAATGACCCTATGATCATGATGCCTAATGAATATGCTGCAATGCAAATTGAACTTTGGTCacttttatttcctataggcatggtatctaatataCACAATAGCAGAATGAGCAAAgtaaatacctataggcaggttCTCTAATGCACAATAGCAGAATGAGCAAAGTAaacacctataggcaggatttctactcATTCTCATGCAAATGTTAAAATAAACCCACTTCCCAATTTACTAAcaccccaattgttattacaaataattattacagatcaGATATTAATGAATGAATTACAAAGTATATAAAACTATAGGAAGCCTGCAGCAGGCCCAAATACACTTGGACAGGTCAGGCCTTCAACTCATAGTAGCTCCAAAAACCCATATTCACAGAGACACAGTAACCAGCAATGCATGATTCACCCATATGTCAAAGATAAGCATACAAAACCCAAATCTCTAGTATGTCAGAGTTCCTAAGGGCTTTAAGAACctagggcagtgctcacactagagaaGAGTGATCAGAACAGTTCAAGGAAGACTAGAGACCAAATCCTAGTGTCTCAGAGTTCACAAGAGTCTCACATGGACCTGAATAGTGCTCACACAAGGGAGGTCAAGGACAGAACCTAAAATAGCCTTGACTTTCAACCGGCTAAGAATGAAATTGCAATAtttaattcaaaaataaaatattaaaataaaatctaCAATCCTCAATTCAAAACCACCACATTTAAATAAAAAGCTACAGTATTCTAACAAATATTCAATCGGATAAATCGAATATATAAGGAGAAAAATGATTGAATATTGTAACTTTTTATAAATACCATAATTTTTGAATTGAATGTGAAGTCGTTTTTAACAGATGTTTTTTCGTATGTGTATATCTAATCACATATCATAATTCAATGTAAATAGCCACATGAAATGTTTTCAATAATGAGGTAGCACGAAACCAAATTAACTGACTTCATGTATGATGCAAAATCATTTTAATAGACATGAAATTGAAATTTTCTTCCTCCTTTTGGATTTATGTGAATCTTGgactaaaaaaattaaaagaggGGAGGGGAATGAGAGAAAAGGTAAAACATCAGAGTCCCTTAAAACGTGGAATTGGGGAATAATTAGATATATCTATTAGGATATTAAATATActttaaaattaaaaatcaaataatTCCTTTTATTATAGATATTgggtgaaagaaaaaaaatcagtaTAATATTATATTAATTGATTTTTCATAGGACATATTATGTAAATTTCCCTTATAATATTATGATATGTTCGATTTAAATTGTACTCTAATTTCTAAATTAGAATATTATTGAATGTTTTAAATTACTATGTAAGAAAATTTGGAGGTATAGAATTTAATAATACTTTTCAAATATTTGCTATAATTTTAAAACTTAGCTATATTATGAGAATGAGTCTTCCAAATGAAACTTATATCAAACTTCAAATCTAACAAAATAATTCATGTATTATTAACCCAAAAATCTTGGTTAACGGGATAGTAATCTTCCATCTCGTGACCTGGAACTGTTGTCAATGGCGGCTTTCAGCTTAGGCTTTTTctctctccttctccttctcctcctcccTCTCTCCCTCTTAGCCTTCCTCGCCTTCATCGTCCGACCACGTCCCGCAAAAGTCCCAATTAAGAACCGCCACGTGTTCATCACAGGCGGTTCAAGCGGCATTGGCCTAGCTCTAGCTCAACAGGCTGCTTCAGAGGGTGCAAAAGTCTCAATCCTCGCTCGTAACACCAGCAAGCTCGAGGAAGCGAGGGATGCGATTCGGCTTTCTACTGGATGTGACGTGGCCATTTTCAGCGCTGACGTCAGAAACTACGAGGCCGTAAAGAAGGCTACAGAAGATGCAGGGCCGATCGATGTGTTGGTGTGCAATCAGGGCGTATTTGTACCTCAGGAATTGGAGACCCAAGATATTGAGGAGATCAAGTTCATGATTGATGTGAATTTGACCGGGACTTTTCATTTGATTAAAGCTGCTTTGCCTGGAATGAAGAATAGGAGCGGCCGTGGACCTGGATCCATCGCTATCATGTCTTCACA encodes the following:
- the LOC104212756 gene encoding 3-dehydrosphinganine reductase TSC10A-like, producing the protein MAAFSLGFFSLLLLLLLPLSLLAFLAFIVRPRPAKVPIKNRHVFITGGSSGIGLALAQQAASEGAKVSILARNTSKLEEARDAIRLSTGCDVAIFSADVRNYEAVKKATEDAGPIDVLVCNQGVFVPQELETQDIEEIKFMIDVNLTGTFHLIKAALPGMKNRSGRGPGSIAIMSSQAGQVGIYGYTAYSASKFGLKGLAEALQQEVIGENIHVSLIFPPDTETPGFAEENKRRPPVTSIIAASSGAMKADEVAKIALNGIKSGNFTVPCNFEGFLLSIATAGLSPQRSFLMAFVEVMAAGTLRVAGLCFQWNWYGSIEKCLGERK